The Streptomyces nigra genome includes the window GCTGAAGTTCCCGGACGGCACGGCGGTGGGCCGCTCCGACGGCGCGTTCAACGGGCGGCCGACCGGAGATCCGAAACAGCTGCGCGTCCTCGAGCTGCGGTATGGCACGATCCGGGCGCAGGCACTCCCTCCGAGGGAGTCGCTGGCCTTCATCGAGAGACTGCTGGGAGAGACATGACCCGCGAGACCCCTGCCGAGCTGGAGTGGTTCAAGAGCAGCTACAGCAGCGGCACGGACGGCAACTCCTGTGTCGAGCTCGCCCTCGCCCCCGGCACCGTCCACGTGCGGGACTCCAAGTACGGCGAAGCCGGCCCGCGCCTCGCCCTCGGGGCGGAGGCGTGGGCCGGCTTCGTCGGGTGGCCGGCGTCGGACTACTCGCCGCCGAAGCGCTCCTTGTAGAGCTCCAGGTCGTCGTCCGTCAGCTTGGC containing:
- a CDS encoding DUF397 domain-containing protein; amino-acid sequence: MTRETPAELEWFKSSYSSGTDGNSCVELALAPGTVHVRDSKYGEAGPRLALGAEAWAGFVGWPASDYSPPKRSL